A window of the Miscanthus floridulus cultivar M001 chromosome 14, ASM1932011v1, whole genome shotgun sequence genome harbors these coding sequences:
- the LOC136503570 gene encoding 2-oxoglutarate-dependent dioxygenase 11-like, with protein sequence MASESRIAQVGTTIPVRNVQDLAACDAGDLTAEALERYIRPDIDKDAVLYEHSGELPVVDLGRLLNPQSWEEEAAKLRSACEEWGFFQVLSHGVPEEVMANIKRDIQEFFQLPLHVKNCYAQTPGDLQGYGQAYVVSNDQKLDWSDMLGIITQPPAARDMKHWPTQPLTFRKSVDDYSFELKKVAHSIATAIGRILNIDPELMSDKYAVQVLRMNYYPPCTSMPEKVLGFSPHSDGSFFTILSQVNSVQGLQIRRHDAWIPVKPHPEALLVNVGDLLEIMTNGKFKSIEHRVIINACNERLSVSAFHNPKFDGVVSPVMGSTTEKVLYKTVKVEDYFAHYMSNKLDGKRALDYVKLF encoded by the exons ATGGCCAGTGAGAGCAGAATAGCACAGGTGGGTACTACGATCCCCGTCAGGAACGTGCAGGATCTCGCGGCTTGCGACGCCGGCGACCTAACGGCTGAGGCACTGGAGCGGTACATCAGGCCGGACATCGACAAGGACGCAGTCCTTtacgagcactccggtgagcTTCCGGTGGTAGACCTTGGAAGACTCCTCAACCCACAGTCCTGGGAAGAGGAGGCAGCCAAGCTCAGATCTGCTTGCGAGGAGTGGGGTTTCTTTCAG GTTTTGAGTCATGGAGTTCCAGAAGAGGTTATGGCAAACATAAAGCGCGATATTCAGGAGTTCTTTCAGCTTCCGCTACATGTGAAGAATTGTTACGCACAAACCCCAGGAGACCTTCAAGGATATGGTCAAGCATATGTTGTTTCCAATGATCAGAAGCTTGACTGGTCAGACATGCTTGGCATCATTACTCAGCCTCCTGCAGCTCGTGACATGAAACATTGGCCTACTCAACCTCTTACTTTCAG GAAATCCGTTGATGATTACTCTTTTGAATTGAAGAAAGTTGCTCATTCCATTGCAACAGCCATAGGAAGAATTCTAAATATCGATCCTGAACTGATGAGTGACAAATATGCCGTGCAAGTTCTAAGGATGAATTACTACCCTCCGTGCACGTCGATGCCCGAAAAGGTTTTGGGATTCTCGCCACATTCAGATGGATCTTTTTTTACCATCCTTTCACAAGTTAATTCAGTCCAAGGCCTCCAAATAAGAAGGCACGATGCATGGATCCCGGTGAAACCACACCCTGAAGCATTACTGGTGAATGTTGGCGATCTCCTTGAG ATTATGACGAACGGAAAGTTCAAGAGTATTGAGCATAGGGTCATCATTAATGCTTGTAATGAACGATTATCGGTATCTGCATTCCACAATCCAAAGTTCGATGGGGTGGTTTCACCGGTTATGGGCTCTACAACAGAAAAGGTGTTGTACAAGACAGTGAAAGTGGAGGATTATTTTGCGCATTACATGTCAAACAAACTTGATGGAAAGCGAGCCTTGGATTATGTGAAGCTTTTCTAG